One Proteinivorax tanatarense DNA segment encodes these proteins:
- the nrdG gene encoding anaerobic ribonucleoside-triphosphate reductase activating protein, whose translation MKLNIAGIIPESVVDAPGGISYTIFAQGCYHQCKGCHNPQTHSFKGGRLMTVDEVIKDTIKYPLSKVVTFSGGDPFYQPKEFALLSKKLKVKQYRLVAYTGFLFEQLLNDVEKKEFLVNLDLLIDGPFMEELKNVDLDFRGSSNQRIIDVQKSLSTDKICLHQLNT comes from the coding sequence ATGAAGTTAAATATAGCAGGGATAATACCTGAGTCTGTTGTAGATGCCCCTGGGGGAATTAGTTATACTATTTTTGCACAAGGATGTTATCATCAATGTAAAGGTTGCCATAATCCTCAAACCCATAGTTTTAAAGGTGGAAGATTAATGACCGTCGATGAAGTAATTAAGGATACTATAAAATATCCTTTAAGCAAAGTAGTTACATTTTCTGGCGGGGATCCATTTTATCAACCAAAAGAGTTTGCCTTACTTAGTAAAAAATTAAAAGTAAAGCAATATAGACTGGTGGCTTACACCGGTTTTTTATTTGAGCAGCTCTTAAATGATGTTGAGAAAAAGGAGTTTTTAGTGAACCTAGACCTGTTAATTGATGGTCCATTTATGGAAGAACTTAAAAATGTTGATTTAGATTTTAGAGGTTCTTCTAATCAAAGAATTATTGATGTCCAAAAATCACTTAGCACTGATAAAATTTGCCTGCATCAACTAAACACTTAA
- the nrdD gene encoding anaerobic ribonucleoside-triphosphate reductase: MNFSQAENLQQLPEKVVKRDGRMQNFQPSKITEAINKAFLASREGNYNDSLMLTQKVLGSINTKMRLREINTPTIDEIQDMVEDILLESKFTKSAKEYISYRRRRDDIRESGGKFIKDLSDIVKSKDTENANINGDTAMGKMLQAGSVAAKRLCEISLKKEHIQAHKDGDIHIHDMNFLPFGTKTCLQIPLVKLFENGFNTGHGFIRPPKDIKTASALVCIIMQANQNEQHGGQSVKALDTDLAPYVEKTKEKYINLLKELEYDKDKMEEKAWELAEKDVNQAMQGIVYNLNTMQSRAGAQVPFTSINFGLDTTRAGRMISKHLLINFENGLGKGESPMFPNLIFSMAKGVNKEPEDPNYDLRRLSHRVSCKRLFPNYSNQDSSFNKPFYRREKNPQVVGYMGCRTRVISNVCGEEVTDGRGNLSFTSINLPRIAIEADKNIDTFFHLLKEKFLMVRNQLLERYEIQKNKKVKEFPFLLGQKLYHNSDHLNPEDTIEDAIKNGTLSIGFIGLAEALVALTGMHHGECDDAQKLGVKIISTLDAWCKAESQKYSLNFSLLATPAEGLSSRFVEMDRKRFGVQEGITDKEWYTNSFHIPVEYNIPAHKKIEVESIYNQYTPAGHINYVELDNAPTGNLDAFEQLVNAAFDNDCGYFSVNFPVDQCMGDDCSYIGIIGEEGCPKCKSKRVRRIRRVTGYLGIYEESSENGEKSSFFNNGKYNETKNRVAHLANFKN; this comes from the coding sequence ATGAATTTTAGCCAAGCAGAAAACTTACAACAACTGCCTGAAAAGGTAGTAAAAAGAGACGGAAGGATGCAAAATTTTCAACCTTCTAAGATAACTGAAGCTATAAATAAAGCTTTTTTAGCGAGTAGAGAGGGAAATTATAATGACTCTCTTATGTTAACTCAAAAAGTTTTAGGGTCAATTAACACTAAAATGCGCTTGCGGGAAATAAATACCCCCACTATAGATGAAATTCAAGATATGGTTGAGGATATTTTGTTGGAATCTAAGTTTACAAAATCAGCAAAGGAATATATATCATATCGTAGAAGAAGGGATGATATTAGAGAATCTGGTGGTAAATTTATAAAAGACCTTTCTGATATAGTTAAAAGCAAAGACACTGAAAACGCTAATATCAATGGTGATACCGCCATGGGAAAAATGCTTCAGGCTGGTTCAGTGGCAGCAAAACGTCTTTGTGAAATAAGTCTTAAAAAAGAGCATATTCAGGCCCACAAGGATGGAGACATACATATTCATGACATGAACTTCCTTCCTTTTGGAACAAAGACTTGCCTACAGATACCATTAGTAAAGTTATTTGAAAATGGATTTAATACTGGGCATGGTTTTATACGCCCTCCTAAAGATATTAAAACGGCCTCTGCCCTTGTTTGTATAATTATGCAAGCAAATCAAAATGAACAACATGGGGGTCAGTCAGTTAAAGCTTTAGATACGGATTTAGCTCCTTATGTAGAGAAGACTAAAGAAAAATATATAAATCTACTTAAAGAATTAGAATATGACAAAGATAAAATGGAAGAAAAAGCATGGGAACTTGCAGAAAAAGATGTTAATCAAGCAATGCAGGGGATAGTTTATAACTTAAATACTATGCAGTCTAGAGCAGGAGCACAAGTTCCTTTTACAAGTATTAACTTTGGTTTAGATACTACTAGAGCAGGTCGAATGATTAGTAAGCATCTTCTTATTAACTTTGAAAATGGTTTAGGAAAGGGCGAAAGCCCTATGTTTCCAAATTTAATTTTTTCAATGGCTAAAGGAGTAAATAAGGAACCTGAAGATCCTAACTATGATTTAAGAAGGCTTTCGCATAGAGTGTCATGTAAAAGGTTATTTCCTAACTACTCTAATCAAGATTCGAGTTTTAACAAACCTTTTTACAGAAGGGAAAAAAATCCTCAGGTTGTTGGTTATATGGGATGTAGGACAAGGGTTATATCCAATGTATGTGGAGAAGAAGTCACTGATGGCAGAGGAAATCTTTCTTTTACATCAATAAATTTACCTAGAATAGCAATAGAGGCAGATAAAAACATAGACACATTTTTTCACTTATTAAAAGAAAAATTTTTAATGGTTCGAAATCAGCTTTTAGAAAGATATGAAATTCAAAAGAATAAAAAAGTTAAAGAGTTTCCATTTCTTTTGGGTCAAAAACTCTATCATAATTCAGACCATTTAAATCCCGAAGATACTATTGAGGATGCTATCAAAAATGGTACTTTATCTATCGGCTTTATAGGCCTTGCAGAAGCTCTTGTGGCTTTGACTGGAATGCATCATGGAGAATGTGATGATGCTCAAAAACTTGGAGTAAAAATTATAAGTACATTAGATGCTTGGTGTAAAGCAGAATCACAAAAATATAGTCTTAATTTTTCTCTTTTAGCAACACCAGCAGAGGGCCTATCTAGTAGGTTTGTTGAAATGGATAGAAAACGCTTTGGAGTTCAAGAAGGAATCACAGATAAAGAGTGGTACACAAACTCATTCCATATTCCAGTGGAATATAATATTCCTGCTCATAAAAAGATAGAAGTTGAGTCAATTTATAATCAGTACACACCTGCAGGCCATATAAATTATGTAGAATTGGATAATGCTCCTACTGGAAATCTAGACGCTTTTGAACAACTAGTAAATGCTGCTTTTGATAATGATTGTGGTTATTTTAGTGTTAATTTCCCAGTAGATCAGTGTATGGGTGATGATTGTTCATATATTGGAATTATAGGTGAGGAAGGTTGTCCAAAATGCAAATCAAAGAGAGTAAGAAGAATTAGAAGAGTAACTGGATACCTAGGTATCTATGAGGAAAGTAGTGAGAATGGGGAAAAAAGCTCATTTTTTAATAATGGAAAATATAATGAGACAAAAAATAGAGTAGCTCATTTGGCCAACTTCAAAAACTAA
- a CDS encoding Ku protein, whose protein sequence is MWKGAVSFGLVNVPIKMFTATENKSVRFRNLHKECNTPIKYQRVCPNCDREVDNEEIVRGYEYQKGSFVVVEDEDLETIPNETTKSIDIMDFVNLKDIDPVFFDKTYYLAPEETGKKAYNLLTNALSKTKRVAVAKVVIRSKESLVAIRVFKEALVLETMYFPDEVRNVKEVPGVGEKVNVSDNELDMAKELIENLSAKFDPEKYTDEYRTQLMRLIEQKIQGKEIAQPKAKRDDSVVDLMEALESSLNAVKKETLKPNKKSRKKKTG, encoded by the coding sequence ATGTGGAAAGGTGCAGTTAGTTTTGGTTTAGTGAATGTTCCTATAAAAATGTTTACGGCTACTGAAAATAAATCAGTGAGGTTTAGAAACTTACACAAGGAGTGTAACACTCCGATAAAATATCAAAGAGTTTGCCCCAATTGCGATCGAGAAGTAGATAATGAAGAAATCGTAAGAGGTTACGAGTATCAAAAAGGCTCATTTGTTGTAGTCGAAGATGAAGATTTAGAAACTATTCCTAATGAAACGACAAAATCTATAGATATTATGGATTTTGTTAATTTAAAAGATATTGATCCAGTTTTTTTTGATAAAACCTATTATTTAGCTCCAGAAGAAACAGGAAAAAAAGCATATAACCTTTTGACAAATGCACTATCAAAAACGAAAAGGGTAGCTGTAGCAAAAGTAGTAATAAGATCAAAAGAGTCATTAGTTGCAATAAGGGTTTTTAAGGAAGCTTTAGTATTAGAGACAATGTATTTCCCCGATGAAGTTAGAAATGTAAAAGAGGTTCCTGGAGTGGGAGAAAAAGTAAATGTATCTGATAATGAATTAGATATGGCTAAAGAACTGATAGAAAATCTATCTGCGAAGTTTGATCCAGAAAAATATACAGATGAATATAGGACACAGTTAATGAGACTTATTGAACAAAAAATACAAGGTAAAGAAATTGCTCAACCTAAAGCAAAAAGAGATGATAGCGTTGTTGATTTAATGGAAGCTTTAGAAAGTAGCTTAAACGCAGTTAAAAAAGAAACGTTAAAACCAAATAAAAAGTCAAGGAAAAAGAAGACTGGATAA
- the ligD gene encoding non-homologous end-joining DNA ligase: MSYLLIGDRKVRITSLEKFYDKNNMITKKDCINYYIKIFPYIKPFIENRPVSLKRFPNGFDKKGFYQKNIDENFPSWIKFIKRKGVEKYPLINDLESFIYLVNLGTIEFHPWMSTLDNLDSPQYGVFDIDPMKRFTFLEVTKVAKTIYSVLEILNLKSVAKLSGSTGIQIFLPVKKGYSYNRVREFIRKVSVIVNNKLGDITTMVRKREYREEKIYLDFLQNVKGQTIVAPFSLRPINGAPISMPISWKRILETSNIRSAQQYNIKNITFVTGK; the protein is encoded by the coding sequence ATGAGTTATTTGTTGATTGGAGATAGGAAGGTTAGGATAACAAGTTTAGAAAAATTTTATGACAAAAATAATATGATTACAAAAAAAGATTGCATAAATTACTACATAAAAATTTTTCCTTATATTAAACCATTTATTGAAAACAGACCTGTTTCATTAAAAAGGTTTCCTAATGGATTTGATAAAAAAGGTTTTTATCAAAAAAATATAGATGAAAATTTTCCTAGCTGGATTAAATTTATTAAAAGAAAAGGTGTGGAGAAATACCCTTTGATCAATGATTTAGAAAGTTTTATTTATTTAGTCAACCTAGGCACAATTGAATTTCATCCATGGATGTCAACATTAGATAATCTAGACTCTCCCCAGTATGGGGTTTTTGATATAGATCCTATGAAAAGGTTTACCTTTTTAGAAGTTACTAAAGTAGCTAAAACAATTTACTCAGTTTTGGAAATATTAAACCTAAAGTCTGTTGCTAAGCTATCTGGTTCTACTGGCATACAAATATTTCTACCGGTAAAAAAAGGCTATAGTTATAATAGGGTTAGAGAATTTATCAGAAAGGTTTCAGTTATAGTTAATAATAAACTAGGTGATATTACCACTATGGTAAGAAAAAGAGAATATCGAGAAGAAAAAATTTACTTGGACTTTCTCCAAAATGTTAAAGGTCAAACTATAGTAGCTCCTTTTAGCTTAAGGCCGATTAATGGTGCTCCAATTTCTATGCCTATCTCATGGAAAAGAATATTAGAAACTAGTAATATACGAAGTGCACAGCAGTATAATATAAAAAATATCACTTTTGTAACTGGCAAGTAG
- the istB gene encoding IS21-like element helper ATPase IstB, which yields MEKLELIKENAKKLKLDYLNTNASQVVQDADGKSISYQQFLLNILQEEMKLKEEKAQARRLKNAGFPTLKIIEDFDLDFQKSITQRQVNSLSELEWIDRMYNLIFLGPPGVGKTHLAIALGYRAVEMGYKVSFVTMNDLMHCLKTQEISRKSKGKINKVLSSSLLIIDELGYLPISREESNLFFQLITALHEQASLIITSNKGLEDWTELLGDPALTTAVLDRITHRCELFNMSGKSYRLAHRESFFEENSRF from the coding sequence GTGGAGAAATTGGAGCTAATCAAAGAAAATGCTAAAAAATTAAAGCTTGACTACTTAAATACAAACGCTTCTCAAGTCGTTCAAGATGCAGATGGAAAAAGCATTTCATATCAGCAATTTTTGTTAAACATACTTCAGGAAGAAATGAAACTAAAAGAAGAAAAAGCACAGGCAAGAAGGCTAAAAAACGCTGGTTTTCCTACACTTAAAATTATAGAAGATTTTGATTTAGATTTTCAAAAGTCCATAACTCAAAGACAAGTTAACAGTTTATCGGAATTGGAATGGATAGACCGTATGTATAATTTAATTTTTTTGGGCCCTCCTGGGGTCGGTAAAACTCACTTAGCAATAGCACTAGGCTACAGGGCTGTTGAGATGGGGTACAAGGTTAGCTTTGTTACTATGAACGACCTTATGCACTGTTTAAAAACCCAAGAGATATCAAGAAAAAGTAAAGGCAAAATAAATAAGGTTTTGTCCTCTAGCTTACTAATCATCGATGAACTAGGTTACTTGCCGATATCTAGGGAAGAGTCTAACCTGTTTTTCCAACTCATAACGGCACTTCATGAACAAGCATCACTTATTATTACCTCAAATAAAGGTCTAGAAGACTGGACTGAACTATTGGGTGACCCAGCTTTAACTACAGCTGTTTTAGATAGAATCACTCATAGATGTGAGTTATTTAATATGTCAGGTAAAAGTTATAGATTAGCACACAGAGAATCATTTTTTGAAGAAAATTCTAGGTTTTAA
- the istA gene encoding IS21 family transposase: MKRWDMFAKIKENRSRGLNKSQVARLLEIDYKTVSKYWDMEFDEFSELHNTAQSRRKKVDKYKKQILEWIKEYRDMSAAQIYDWLLEKHGELDFKERTLRLYVNKLRKEYDLPKVTSVRQYEEIENLPMGYQAQVDLGEIWLKTHDNKRVKAYCFGMVLSHSRYKFVWWSDKPFTTSSFIKAHNKAFEYFGGRPKEIVYDQDKVLVVSENNGDILYTEGFQNYLNSLKFKVYLCRKADPESKGKVEAVVKYAKNNFAKHRKFVDIESFNDDNLKWLERTGNKKVHETTKKVPAEVFALEKEHLMPIPTLFAESTDTKILTYLVRKNNTVFYKQNRYQVPIGTYSPGKEVNLSVKKDCIEIIDKDTNELIITHKIAKGKGQLVTIDHPDRQKSRKYSCDEMREKVLKSLGETDKAITFVDIIRAEKSRYFKDQSNLIIKTVTSENPSLVQKAIDYCVERKLYSAGMLKDTIQYFKEEEKRQLNKKYFKADISTPSKYQDLKPEIRSIEEYTNSLKGDSHSGEIGANQRKC, encoded by the coding sequence TTGAAGAGGTGGGATATGTTTGCCAAAATTAAAGAAAATAGGTCTAGGGGATTAAATAAATCCCAAGTTGCAAGGCTACTAGAGATTGACTACAAGACCGTATCAAAGTACTGGGATATGGAGTTTGATGAGTTTTCAGAGCTCCATAATACAGCTCAATCACGGAGAAAGAAGGTGGATAAATACAAAAAGCAAATTTTAGAATGGATTAAAGAATACCGAGATATGTCAGCCGCTCAGATTTATGATTGGCTTTTAGAAAAACATGGTGAGCTAGATTTTAAGGAAAGAACTCTAAGGCTCTATGTAAACAAGCTTAGAAAAGAATATGACTTGCCCAAAGTGACATCAGTTAGGCAGTATGAAGAAATAGAAAATCTTCCTATGGGGTATCAAGCTCAAGTTGATCTAGGAGAGATATGGCTTAAGACACATGATAATAAAAGAGTAAAAGCATATTGTTTTGGAATGGTTTTATCCCATTCAAGATACAAGTTCGTATGGTGGTCGGACAAGCCATTTACAACATCAAGTTTCATCAAAGCCCACAACAAAGCTTTTGAGTACTTTGGCGGCAGACCCAAAGAGATAGTTTATGATCAAGATAAAGTACTAGTAGTTTCTGAAAACAATGGAGATATATTATATACCGAAGGATTTCAAAATTATCTTAACTCTCTTAAGTTTAAAGTGTACCTTTGCAGAAAGGCTGATCCTGAAAGCAAAGGCAAAGTAGAAGCTGTAGTAAAGTATGCCAAGAATAACTTCGCTAAACATAGAAAATTTGTAGATATTGAATCCTTTAATGATGATAATCTAAAATGGCTAGAAAGAACCGGCAATAAAAAAGTCCATGAAACAACAAAGAAGGTACCGGCAGAAGTGTTTGCTCTGGAAAAGGAACACTTAATGCCAATACCTACCCTCTTTGCTGAATCAACTGATACTAAAATTTTAACCTATCTAGTAAGAAAAAACAATACAGTATTTTACAAACAAAACAGATATCAAGTACCCATAGGGACTTATTCACCAGGTAAAGAAGTTAATTTATCAGTTAAAAAAGATTGTATCGAAATAATTGATAAAGATACTAATGAGTTGATTATCACACATAAAATTGCTAAAGGAAAAGGTCAGCTAGTAACAATAGACCACCCAGATAGGCAAAAATCAAGAAAGTACAGTTGCGACGAAATGCGTGAGAAAGTTTTAAAAAGTTTAGGAGAAACTGATAAGGCAATAACGTTTGTTGATATCATTAGGGCTGAAAAATCTAGATACTTTAAAGATCAATCTAACCTAATAATTAAAACAGTGACATCTGAAAACCCGTCACTTGTACAAAAAGCTATTGATTACTGCGTTGAAAGAAAACTCTACAGCGCTGGCATGCTTAAGGATACAATCCAATACTTTAAGGAGGAAGAAAAACGACAACTTAATAAAAAGTACTTTAAGGCAGACATTTCTACCCCTTCAAAGTATCAGGATTTAAAGCCTGAAATAAGAAGTATTGAAGAGTATACTAATTCTTTGAAAGGGGACAGTCACAGTGGAGAAATTGGAGCTAATCAAAGAAAATGCTAA
- the fusA gene encoding elongation factor G, protein MNKHLVKNIRNIGIISHGGAGKTSLVESLMFTAGATKRLGRVDEGTSMMDYDKEEIKRKVTINTSLAPCKWKDYKINLIDTPGYFDFVGELKGALRVADSSILVMCAASGVEVGTEQAYNYAKGYQLPKLAFVNKMDRENANFNDVLNQIKENFKDVLVVPLTIPIGEAESFSGIVDIYNLEAYSYKGLKSLKEDIPSDKENEIKMHRESLIEAAAEGDDDLLMKYLEGDELTKDEVLYGLKKGIETGKVLPVLAGSAYHNIGTEKLLEYATLLLPSPIEKGEISVIKDEEESTLKVDKKEQFTALVFKTMADPYVGKLTFFRVYSGVLKSDSQVYNSSKELTERIGQLFLMQGKDQIPVDYVQAGDIAAVAKLQDTGTGDTLSNEESNVRIKPINYPNPVISFAVEPKSKNDEEKVGMGISKFLEEDPTITVERNKETKETILSGMGEMHLDVLINRLSSKFGVEVELKKPKIPYKETLKGKIKVEGKHKKQSGGRGQFGHVWIEFEPLDRGEQFEFVDKIFGGAVPRNYIPAVEKGLIEAMEEGVIAGYPVVDIKATLFDGSYHSVDSSEMAFKIAASQAFKEAMLKGQSAILEPIMDVKVTVDEQFMGDIMGDMNSRRGKIIGMDPLSGRMQKIKAQVPLAEMYQYSIDLRSKTQGRGSFTMEYSHYEEVPPQITKDIINKKDSVMAGK, encoded by the coding sequence TTGAATAAGCACCTAGTTAAGAATATTAGAAACATAGGGATCATATCCCATGGAGGTGCAGGAAAAACGTCGCTAGTAGAAAGTTTAATGTTTACAGCTGGAGCAACTAAAAGGCTAGGTAGAGTAGATGAAGGAACAAGTATGATGGATTATGATAAGGAAGAAATAAAAAGGAAGGTAACGATAAACACTTCTTTAGCTCCGTGTAAATGGAAAGATTATAAAATTAACTTAATAGACACTCCAGGTTATTTTGATTTTGTTGGTGAATTAAAGGGTGCTTTAAGGGTAGCAGATAGTAGTATTTTAGTAATGTGTGCAGCATCAGGAGTTGAGGTTGGCACAGAACAAGCGTACAATTATGCTAAGGGATACCAGCTTCCAAAATTAGCATTTGTAAATAAAATGGATCGAGAAAATGCTAATTTTAATGATGTATTAAATCAAATAAAAGAGAACTTTAAGGATGTGTTGGTCGTACCTTTAACAATACCGATTGGTGAGGCCGAATCCTTTTCAGGGATTGTTGACATTTATAATCTTGAAGCATATTCTTACAAAGGTTTAAAGTCTTTAAAGGAGGATATTCCCAGCGATAAAGAAAATGAAATTAAGATGCATAGAGAGAGTCTTATAGAAGCAGCTGCTGAAGGCGATGATGACTTGCTAATGAAATATTTAGAAGGAGATGAGTTAACTAAAGATGAAGTTCTTTATGGTCTTAAAAAAGGAATAGAAACTGGCAAAGTATTGCCTGTATTAGCGGGATCGGCATACCACAATATAGGAACTGAAAAGTTGTTGGAATATGCTACCTTGTTGCTACCTTCACCAATAGAAAAGGGTGAAATAAGTGTAATAAAAGATGAAGAGGAATCAACATTAAAAGTTGACAAAAAAGAACAATTTACTGCTTTAGTTTTTAAAACTATGGCAGACCCTTATGTAGGGAAATTAACTTTTTTTAGAGTGTATTCTGGAGTTTTAAAATCAGACTCACAAGTTTATAACTCTAGCAAAGAATTAACTGAGCGAATAGGACAGTTGTTTTTAATGCAGGGTAAAGATCAAATTCCTGTAGATTATGTGCAAGCAGGAGACATTGCTGCTGTTGCAAAACTACAAGATACTGGGACAGGAGATACTTTATCAAACGAAGAAAGTAATGTTAGAATTAAACCAATTAACTACCCTAACCCTGTAATATCTTTTGCGGTAGAACCAAAGTCTAAAAATGATGAAGAAAAAGTTGGGATGGGAATTTCTAAATTTTTAGAGGAAGACCCCACTATAACTGTGGAGAGAAATAAAGAAACAAAGGAGACTATACTATCGGGTATGGGAGAAATGCATCTAGACGTATTAATTAATAGGCTTTCTTCAAAGTTTGGGGTAGAGGTGGAGTTAAAAAAACCTAAAATTCCTTATAAAGAAACCTTAAAAGGTAAAATCAAAGTGGAAGGGAAACATAAAAAGCAGTCAGGTGGTAGGGGGCAGTTTGGCCATGTATGGATTGAATTTGAACCACTAGATAGAGGTGAACAGTTTGAATTTGTAGATAAAATATTTGGAGGTGCTGTACCTAGAAATTATATTCCTGCTGTAGAAAAAGGTTTAATAGAAGCCATGGAGGAAGGGGTAATAGCTGGTTATCCTGTTGTAGATATAAAGGCTACCTTATTTGATGGTTCCTACCATAGTGTGGATTCTTCAGAAATGGCATTTAAAATTGCTGCCTCACAGGCATTTAAAGAAGCTATGCTAAAGGGCCAATCAGCAATATTAGAACCGATAATGGATGTAAAAGTAACTGTGGATGAACAATTTATGGGTGATATTATGGGAGATATGAACTCTAGACGGGGGAAAATAATAGGTATGGACCCATTGTCGGGGAGAATGCAGAAAATAAAAGCTCAAGTGCCATTGGCTGAGATGTATCAATATAGCATCGATTTAAGGTCGAAAACACAAGGGAGAGGGTCCTTTACCATGGAGTATTCACATTATGAAGAAGTACCTCCCCAAATAACTAAAGATATAATAAATAAAAAAGATAGTGTTATGGCAGGAAAATAA
- a CDS encoding pyridoxal-phosphate-dependent aminotransferase family protein, with translation MQTKYLALPGPTMVNNEVLKEMTSEVFNHRGKDFYKVLQNLTEKTQQFLNTKNQVYYLTASGTGAMECAIVNSFSRGDKLLALINGAFGQRYADIAKTYGLEVIEFHGKWGQSFDYNKIKNTIDEIENLAGITVIQGETSTGVVNDLKKISEIKDEDTLLIVDGISSIGAEYIDIDGWGIDVIITGSQKVLALPPGLAIACLSDKALEAYNKSDLPKYYWDIGKYKKFAEQGQTPYTPAISLIKAAEKQLERMAEQGMGKEVQRHQIIAKMTREGIKALGLELFTEEGCRSNVVTPIKSPHGIKVAELRKLMLEKYNVEVAGGQGKLKETVFRIGHLGNVDPLFMISVLTALEMSLMELGYDVDLGTASKAAQEVLYNKK, from the coding sequence ATGCAAACTAAATATTTAGCATTGCCAGGGCCGACAATGGTTAATAATGAAGTTCTAAAAGAGATGACATCTGAAGTATTTAACCATAGAGGAAAAGATTTTTACAAGGTTCTTCAGAATTTAACAGAAAAAACTCAGCAATTTTTAAATACCAAAAACCAAGTGTATTATTTAACGGCGTCAGGAACAGGAGCTATGGAATGTGCTATAGTTAACAGTTTTTCAAGAGGGGACAAGCTTTTAGCGCTTATAAACGGTGCTTTTGGGCAAAGGTATGCTGACATAGCCAAAACTTATGGTTTAGAGGTTATAGAGTTTCATGGTAAATGGGGGCAAAGCTTTGACTATAACAAGATTAAAAATACAATCGATGAAATCGAAAACTTAGCAGGTATTACTGTTATTCAAGGAGAAACATCTACTGGGGTTGTAAATGACTTAAAGAAAATAAGTGAGATAAAAGATGAAGATACATTGCTAATTGTAGATGGGATAAGTTCTATAGGTGCTGAATATATTGATATAGATGGTTGGGGTATAGATGTAATAATAACGGGCAGTCAAAAAGTACTGGCTTTGCCTCCTGGTCTAGCTATAGCCTGTTTAAGTGATAAAGCTTTAGAGGCATACAATAAAAGCGATCTTCCTAAGTATTATTGGGATATAGGTAAATATAAAAAATTTGCGGAACAAGGACAAACACCTTACACACCTGCTATATCGTTGATTAAGGCTGCAGAAAAACAATTGGAGAGAATGGCTGAACAAGGTATGGGAAAAGAGGTTCAAAGACATCAAATAATTGCAAAAATGACAAGAGAAGGTATTAAAGCTTTAGGTCTAGAACTGTTTACTGAAGAAGGATGTCGTTCTAATGTTGTAACACCGATAAAATCTCCTCATGGAATAAAAGTAGCTGAATTACGCAAACTAATGTTAGAGAAGTACAATGTTGAAGTAGCAGGAGGGCAAGGAAAATTAAAAGAAACTGTTTTTAGAATAGGACATTTGGGGAATGTAGATCCATTATTTATGATATCAGTTCTAACAGCATTAGAGATGTCTCTAATGGAACTAGGGTATGATGTTGATCTCGGCACTGCATCTAAAGCAGCGCAGGAAGTTTTATATAACAAAAAATAA